One Natrinema longum genomic window carries:
- a CDS encoding ABC transporter ATP-binding protein → MARTQRDTDRERTRITDDEGVEIESALVGDELELSYPSSDGTVVECARLDIPEEAVTALVGPNGSGKSTLLKALSNHLEPDTGTVRIHGEDLDSFSQKELARELGVLSQENDSLGSITVEDLVYHGRYPHRGFFDGPDEADHRAVERAIELAGIEGIRDAELGQLSGGQKQLAWIAMVLAQDTDVLLLDEPTTFLDVHHQFRVLETIRQLNEEKGVTVSVILHDIAQAARFADYLVAMHDGRLYDWGPPEEVVTEQLLADVFGVEATVKYEPELQVLPKRALSDR, encoded by the coding sequence ATGGCACGCACACAGCGGGACACGGACCGGGAACGGACACGAATCACCGACGACGAGGGCGTCGAAATCGAGAGCGCGCTGGTCGGCGACGAGCTGGAACTCAGCTATCCGTCGAGCGACGGAACCGTCGTGGAGTGTGCCCGCCTCGACATCCCCGAGGAAGCGGTCACTGCACTCGTCGGACCGAACGGCAGCGGGAAGAGTACGCTCCTCAAGGCGCTCTCGAACCACCTCGAGCCGGACACCGGAACGGTCCGGATACACGGCGAGGATCTCGACTCGTTCAGTCAGAAGGAACTGGCCCGCGAACTGGGAGTCCTCTCGCAGGAAAACGATTCGCTGGGTTCGATCACCGTCGAAGACCTCGTCTATCACGGCCGCTATCCACACCGCGGGTTCTTCGACGGCCCCGACGAGGCGGATCATCGAGCGGTCGAACGGGCGATCGAGCTAGCCGGAATCGAAGGAATCCGCGACGCCGAACTCGGCCAGCTGAGCGGCGGGCAGAAACAGCTGGCCTGGATCGCCATGGTCCTCGCACAGGACACCGATGTCCTCCTGCTCGACGAGCCGACGACGTTTCTCGACGTTCACCACCAGTTCCGCGTCCTCGAGACGATCCGCCAGTTGAACGAGGAGAAGGGCGTCACCGTTTCGGTCATCCTTCACGACATCGCACAGGCGGCCCGCTTCGCGGACTATCTGGTCGCCATGCACGACGGAAGACTGTACGACTGGGGGCCGCCCGAGGAAGTCGTCACCGAGCAACTCCTCGCGGACGTCTTCGGTGTGGAAGCGACCGTGAAGTACGAACCCGAGTTACAGGTATTGCCGAAACGGGCGCTTTCCGACCGGTAG